The nucleotide sequence CGAGCGGGCAGAGATATCCATCGCGGATCAGTTCTTTGATGCCGACGTCGAAACAAACATGATTCAAGAAATGGTCTGGCGAACAGATCATTCCACTGTCCAAGCGGAACGGTGTCGCGGTTAGCCCAATCACGCGAACATTCGGGTTGATCACTTTGCAATCGGCAAGAAACTGCCGATACATACCGTCACCCTTCTTGCCGATAAGGTGTGCCTCATCAACCACGATCAGATCGAACGGATCAAGCTCGCACGCTCTCTTGTAAACGCTTTGAATGCCAGCGACCAAAACCGGCGTGTTCGTGTCACGCTTCTTCAGCCCAGCGGAGTACAAACCGACGTCGATGTCCGGACAGAGGCGGCGAACCTTGTCGGCGTTCTGTTCGAGCAACTCTTTGACGTGAGCCAGGATCAGCACGCGACCGCTCCAACGCTGAACAGCATCGCTAGCGATCTGCGCAAGCACGAGAGACTTACCGGCACCGGTCGGCAATACGGCGACCGGATTGTCGTCGCGGGTGCGGATATGTTCGTAAACCGCGTCGACGGCGGATTGTTGATAGGCTCGCAGTTGCATCACATCGGCACTCCGTTTCGGCGTTTGCCGGATCCGGCTTCAACGACCGATGGCGGCATCTTCGATTGCTTGTGTTTGCAATCACGACAAATTCGGTGTGTCGGGCCTTTTGATTCGAAAGATTGGTGGCACTGCAAACAAATGCGATTGGCATGGGCGTGTCTTTCGACATCGACCTCTGCGATCCAGACGATCGCTTGGCCCTTTGGCTTGTCTGCCGTCCGCTGGACACCGGCGGCGATCTCTGCCTTGGTTCGTCGCTTTGGCGGAGCCTTCTTCTCGGCCACGATCTTTTCAATCGCCAATCGCACGATCTGGTTGTCGTCCAAGAACGCTCCGCCCCACTGCAGCGCGTCAAGCATCGCTTTGAGCACATTGTCGATGTCGCGACGGCGGCGGTCGGGCATGTGCAATTCGATGTCGACCGACAGGGGGCCTTCGAGCGGTTGCACGCCTTTGCGATGCAGGTAGCCGCTCACGTCGGCGCGGTACTCGCGACCTTTCTTGGAGATCAACACACGCTGGCCGACGTGTCGCCAGTAGTGATTGATCGTGGGCGGATAGGGCAGTTTGAGCTTGAGCATTCGTTACAGAGCAAGTGAAAAGAAAACGCCCGGCCGACAGTCCGTTGCCGGCCGAGCGTCTGGCCTTGGTGCGATCTTCAGGGAGAGGTCGCGACTATCGCTGCCAAGGTGGGGTATCCGTGCCGGAAGAGTCCGGCGAAGAAGCGGCGGTGCTAGACAGTTCGGAAGCCGCGATGGGCTGGGCCGAGGCGTCGCGCCGGGAATACCCCTTCACTTCGTTCTGCAACTCGCCAGTGTCTGATCGGCGTTTCACCTTGACGTGGATGTTGCAAGGCAAGTTGTGCAGGTCCGTCGAATCCGTTGGGGTGAGCACACCCACGGCGCGGCAGATCGCAGACAATTCGCGACGAGCGATCTCGACTGCGGTCGCGTTGGGGTTGTCGAGATTGAGTCGCACCCACAGGAGCCTGTTGGCGTGCTCGCCTTCGATAACTTGAAACGTGAGCTGAAGATAATTTCCGGCTCCCGACTTGGTCGGCTTCATTTCGCTGTCGGTGATGACGGCAACGTACTTGCCAACCGGGATCGGTTCGAGGTCGTTGGCGGGTTTAATAGTGTTGGCATCAAAGCCTTGAAGGTTGGCCATGGTTGGTTCCTTGGGAAAGTGGAAAGGGTTGGTGAATCGGTCGATCAGTTCTTGGTCATGGCACCGACGAACGCCGGCCACGAGAGCGGCAACTCGGTGTCGATGCCGTAGCGATTCTTGGCGACGCACGACGGTGATCCATAGGCACGGACAATACGTTCGCCGCCGTCTTTGCCGACCGCGTGAGCGATCGTGCGTTTACGGTTGAACCCGCCGTCTTCGGTTTGCGTTCGCATCTTGCGGGTGGCGAACAGCACCGCATCGCACCACTCTTTGATGAGTGCCGCGGCGTGTTTGTGCAGTCGCGGCGAATAGCGGTCGTAGGGCGAGCTTTCCGGATCTTCGAAACGCTCGACCTTTGAGTGAGCGATCAGCACGACCACCATGCCACGGGAACGCAGCACGCTAAGCACATCGAGAACGTCCCGCCACAGCGATAAGGCGTGCATGTAGCCGCGGGCGTATCCGCCGTCGACCTTTTCGATTGACTCGACTCCGTACTGCTGGCAGAGCTTGTCCCAAACCAAACGTTCGAGCCAATCGAGTGAGTCGACTACGACGCTTTGATAGTCGTGCTTTTCATCACGCAGCGTTTTCAGTGCCGCCATGACGTCATCAAACGTGCCGGCCAGCGGAAAACGATCGCAGTCGATCTCGTCGAGACCGTCTTCGGTCTGAATGAAGATCGGCTTGGGTGCTTGGCTGCCGAATGTCGACTTGCCAATGCCCTCGACGCCATAGAGCAGCACGCGAGGTGGCTTCGATTGCCGGCCGGATTGGATGGATTGAAGTAACGTGGTCACTGGTTGGTTGACTCCTTGACGGGTGGTGGTTGGTTAAAGGGATTCGATCGGTTCAACGTCAAAGTTGCCGTCTCGATCGCTGGTCACGAGGTAGTGCTTGAAGTCCACCTGAACGATGAAGCGTTGACTCGGTCCGAGTCGTTTGCGGAGCGACTTACACGCTCCGGTGAATTCGCGAGACGCTTCGTTGAAGCGATCCGCCGATCGCAGGTAGCGTCCGACGGCGAGCGAGAGTCCGACGCGGCGTTCGATATCGAGGGCAAGATTGGGCATGACAGTCCGGGTTGGGGTTGCGGGAAGTCAGCAAGCGGATCGACGCTCGCCGGCTACCTGTAGACCTACCGGAACAAATGCCCAAATCACGAAACCCGGCGAGAAATAATTTCAGGCGAGGTAATCACGCAGTCCCGCGTCCTCGAAGACTTGCGTCAGCTTTTCCAGCCGCGACACGACCGTCGAACGCGGCAAATCCAAGATCTCGGCGACGTCCGTCACGTTGTGTTCACGAAGCAGGATCAGAAATTCCCGCTCGTCAGCGGGCAGTTCAGCGAGCACCGACGCCAGGTCATCGCGCAGGTTCGTTGCATCAATCGAATCACGCTTTTCGGTTTGCAGCCGGCGTGACTTGTCGTCTTGATTCAGCAGGTCCACCATCGCTCGCGGACCGACTTCGCCATCGTTGATCCGCTGATCGAGCGAAACGCCATCGGCGGTGTAGCGGACCTTGGCCCTGCGGTGTTCGAGCATCGTGGCGGTGTGCCGGTCAACGATGCTGACGATGTAGGGATTGCGATGGCCGACCTCGTCGTCGTGGTGCTTCATCGCGTCGGTCAATCGAATCAGGAATTCCTGCGTCAGATCATCAACGGTGTCGCCGACGAACTCGGCGAGGCGAAGCAAC is from Crateriforma conspicua and encodes:
- a CDS encoding RusA family crossover junction endodeoxyribonuclease, whose translation is MLKLKLPYPPTINHYWRHVGQRVLISKKGREYRADVSGYLHRKGVQPLEGPLSVDIELHMPDRRRRDIDNVLKAMLDALQWGGAFLDDNQIVRLAIEKIVAEKKAPPKRRTKAEIAAGVQRTADKPKGQAIVWIAEVDVERHAHANRICLQCHQSFESKGPTHRICRDCKHKQSKMPPSVVEAGSGKRRNGVPM
- a CDS encoding DUF669 domain-containing protein, whose product is MANLQGFDANTIKPANDLEPIPVGKYVAVITDSEMKPTKSGAGNYLQLTFQVIEGEHANRLLWVRLNLDNPNATAVEIARRELSAICRAVGVLTPTDSTDLHNLPCNIHVKVKRRSDTGELQNEVKGYSRRDASAQPIAASELSSTAASSPDSSGTDTPPWQR
- a CDS encoding ATP-binding protein; the encoded protein is MTTLLQSIQSGRQSKPPRVLLYGVEGIGKSTFGSQAPKPIFIQTEDGLDEIDCDRFPLAGTFDDVMAALKTLRDEKHDYQSVVVDSLDWLERLVWDKLCQQYGVESIEKVDGGYARGYMHALSLWRDVLDVLSVLRSRGMVVVLIAHSKVERFEDPESSPYDRYSPRLHKHAAALIKEWCDAVLFATRKMRTQTEDGGFNRKRTIAHAVGKDGGERIVRAYGSPSCVAKNRYGIDTELPLSWPAFVGAMTKN
- a CDS encoding RNA polymerase sigma factor gives rise to the protein MTLSSKPYFSSIDLVAPGEGTTEADRIVAELIADCFTRKIIHRRVTQLLRLAEFVGDTVDDLTQEFLIRLTDAMKHHDDEVGHRNPYIVSIVDRHTATMLEHRRAKVRYTADGVSLDQRINDGEVGPRAMVDLLNQDDKSRRLQTEKRDSIDATNLRDDLASVLAELPADEREFLILLREHNVTDVAEILDLPRSTVVSRLEKLTQVFEDAGLRDYLA